The following proteins come from a genomic window of Salvia hispanica cultivar TCC Black 2014 chromosome 4, UniMelb_Shisp_WGS_1.0, whole genome shotgun sequence:
- the LOC125223651 gene encoding uncharacterized protein LOC125223651 produces MVKTKSQSKKSKRGGVDFKKFKRKIGRKLPPPKNSTNTEIKSKAIVLPEQSIASERAGLATSKRGLTLKELLQQTSHHNAKSRKDALHGIKDILLNNPDELKLHKLSVVEKLRERIGDDDEFVRETLYQLFKSVIFPGGTKDNQGPVVSLMMAYVFNAMAHLVLDVRLMAFKFSDLVVQFYPSSFPFYAEKVLQNYENFLRKNQFLEDKSKLKSILSGLVRCLSLLPCEDREHAAAKNDIAAPVILHAFEPEIAIEPIGLVDFTRQLKDILPILVACFHDFIPLMHSTSQLDLQSCECMQFLLQSIEIIVKLFVGGISESESDTKIIPLCGKPGLTACNKLLPPMILKKLWDAYPLNLVHLTRKDYRRISMLNTTITQIFLQLKNWDQSPSVLLDKFLEFIESSMATKMQSGKIVHEKDLVPLIPYIPKLVMQISGSWRPRILQAFTEVFKNSSPESPMKLACIIAIEEMLALGRSSIYLDESDPSLLSYQISWIQDLPSLLILLDDKSPACSKAVLRLLLYIGQCAPLDSPFSREFDTLQFRFKDFFCKLVENDKCFGPFIRHAGDIKELAICCLYYFSYMDSLLLQSLVSCCLCNVLEPLFISRIFEVLQSSFRAGHILVADYISIHVTLLSRFQVYPDPVTESDGKSHWKTFKNVTRVVCSSLSQIGDDNLVLQMLEKIIVDQICSDIPLDNKCAFVRLLLTLDSKPSRLSDLSVVSMSHVLPQYMTSVLSNVRYNDEDSMSVISVKRRQYYLLPCFYLIYGSKRLLSLVLNVMGSWVSEASSSVDRSNTICSIASVLLLMYEDVKVRQILPSCKIEMASVLQNMLNVLTCGEGPNMTLEERYNIERAYNQLRAITNTE; encoded by the exons ATGGTGAAAACGAAATCCCAATCGAAGAAGTCCAAAAGAGGCGGCGTGGATTTCAAA AAATTTAAGCGGAAAATCGGCCGCAAACTGCCTCCTCCGAAGAACTCTACCAACAccgaaataaaatctaaagcGATAGTACTTCCAGAGCAAAGTATAGCTTCTGAAAGGGCTGGTTTAGCAACCAGCAAAAGGGGGTTGACGTTGAAGGAGCTTCTTCAGCAGACAAGTCATCATAATGCAAAATCCCGTAAAG ATGCATTGCATGGTATCAAAGATATACTCCTGAACAACCCTGATGAGCTGAAGTTACATAAACTTTCTGTTGTTGAAAAACTTCGTGAACGAattggtgatgatgatgagtttGTCCGTGAAACGCTTTATCAACTTTTTAAGTCAGTGATTTTCCCTGGTGGTACAAAG GACAACCAAGGGCCAGTTGTTTCTTTGATGATGGCATATGTTTTTAATGCTATGGCCCATTTAGTACTTGATGTTCGTTTGATGGCTTTCAAATTTTCCGACCTTGTTGTCCAGTTCTACCCCTCTTCTTTCCCCTTTTATGCTGAAAAA GTTCTCcaaaactatgaaaatttcCTACGGAAGAACCAGTTTTTAGAGGATAAGAGCAAATTAAAGAGCATTCTATCTGGACTGGTTCGTTGCTTATCACTATTGCCATGCGAAGACAGAGAACACGCGGCAgctaaaaat GATATTGCAGCTCCTGTAATTCTTCATGCTTTTGAGCCTGAGATTGCAATAGAACCTATTG GCCTTGTGGATTTTACCAGGCAATTAAAGGATATTTTGCCTATTTTAGTTGCTTGTTTCCATGATTTCATACCATTGATGCATAGCACCTCCCAACTAGATCTGCAATCATGTGAGTGTATGCAGTTTTTACTTCAGAGTATAGAAATCATAGTCAAACTTTTTGTTGGTGGGATTTCTGAAAGTGAATCGGATACAAAGATTATTCCATTGTGCGGGAAGCCTGGTTTGACTGCATGCAATAAGTTACTACCACCGATGATATTAAAGAAGTTATGGGATGCCTATCCTCTCAACCTAGTTCATCTTACGAGAAAG GATTATCGACGAATATCAATGCTGAATACAACAATTACCCAAATATTTTTGCAGTTGAAAAACTGGGACCAGTCTCCTTCGGTTTTGTTGGATAAGTTTTTGGAATTCATTGAAAGCTCAATGGCTACAAAG ATGCAATCAGGTAAGATTGTCCATGAGAAAGACTTGGTTCCACTTATACCATACATACCAAAATTAGTAATGCAAATCTCTGGTAGCTGGAGGCCTCGTATCCTTCAG GCTTTTACTGAGGTTTTCAAGAACTCCAGTCCAGAGTCTCCCATGAAATTAGCTTGCATTATTGCAATTGAAGAAATGCTTGCTCTT GGAAGGAGCTCAATTTACCTTGATGAGAGTGATCCTTCTTTGTTATCCTATcagatcagttggatacaggATCTTCCTTCACTGCTGATTTTGTTAGATGACAAAAGTCCTGCATGTTCAAAG GCTGTGTTACGACTTCTTTTGTACATAGGGCAATGTGCTCCACTTGACTCTCCATTCTCACGAGAGTTTGATACTTTGCAGTTTAGATTTAAAGATTTCTTTTGCAAACTAGTTGAAAATG ACAAATGCTTTGGTCCCTTCATAAGGCATGCAGGAGATATTAAGGAGCTTGCCATTTGTTGCCTTTATTACTTCTCTTACATGGACTCTCTGCTTCTGCAGTCACTTGTTTCATGTTGCTTAT GCAATGTTCTTGAGCCGTTATTCATTTCCCGTATCTTTGAAGTTCTGCAATCTTCCTTTAGAGCTGGGCATATCCTGGTAGCAGACTATATAAGTATCCATGTCACTTTACTCTCACGGTTTCAAGTTTATCCAG ATCCAGTCACTGAGAGTGATGGGAAATCACACTGGAAGACATTTAAGAATGTTACTAGAGTTGTCTGTTCATCTTTGTCACAGATTGGTGATGATAATCTTGTCTTGCAGATGCTGGAGAAGATAATTGTCGATCAAATT TGTTCGGATATACCTTTGGACAATAAGTGCGCCTTTGTCAGATTGCTTCTCACACTTGACTCAAAGCCGTCAAGACTTTCGGATCTGAGTGTTGTGAGCATGAGCCATGTTCTTCCACAATACATGACCTCTGTGTTATCT AATGTTCGGTACAATGATGAAGATTCAATGTCTGTGATCAGTGTAAAAAGAAGACAATATTACTTACTACCTTGCTTTTATCTAATTTATGGGAGCAAAAGGTTATTAAGTCTTGTGTTAAATGTGATGGGATCTTGGGTATCTGAGGCTAGTTCCTCAGTTGATCGTTCGAATACAATATGTAGCATTGCCTCAGTACTCCTTCTAATGTATGAAGACGTCAAGGTCCGTCAGATTCTTCCATCGTGCAAGATTGAGATGGCAAGTGTGTTACAGAATATGCTCAACGTACTG ACTTGTGGTGAAGGGCCAAACATGACTTTGGAGGAAAGGTATAACATTGAGAGGGCATACAATCAGTTGAGAGCAATCACCAACACTGAGTAG